In Rubrivirga marina, the following are encoded in one genomic region:
- a CDS encoding lipase family protein — translation MIIHTTPAPPEPPPEPARDAAGLLPPGAVPHAERYQTLGPLAVDLALAAYWKPGPLRAALEAAGATDVLTVRSGSQFAVACRIGRRAWVAFRGSDDLDDWIVNVTLRGSVPEAPWVKPDPALTGCHPGFGTAWSGLRHDLADWFDRVEPEAVVLAGHSLGGALATLSAASLARAGRWVEAVITIGAPRVGRPAFAAAYAALTTGPEAISLRAVTWRVVNPGDAVPAVPPTLLGFDHVGEEVLLEPRHPLLGTGGPTLQTSPLGAFFQFVESVWIGTPAWALSAAGRWGARRKADHAKGLYGAIFRASEAPLAPLRVSAEEHAANTDDPTPPSPAARRLRLGVVVALVAVVAGALWGTYVLAPELTAALAVGLVLFGFLEWVVRADVL, via the coding sequence ATGATCATCCATACCACGCCGGCACCTCCCGAGCCGCCGCCCGAGCCCGCTCGAGACGCAGCGGGGCTCCTCCCGCCCGGCGCCGTTCCGCACGCCGAGCGGTACCAGACGCTCGGGCCGCTCGCGGTCGACCTCGCCCTCGCCGCGTATTGGAAACCCGGCCCGCTCCGCGCGGCGCTCGAGGCGGCCGGGGCCACCGACGTCCTCACGGTCCGGTCGGGGAGCCAGTTCGCCGTCGCGTGCCGAATCGGTCGCCGGGCCTGGGTCGCCTTCCGCGGGTCCGACGACCTCGACGACTGGATCGTCAACGTGACGTTGCGCGGGTCCGTGCCCGAGGCGCCGTGGGTCAAGCCCGATCCGGCGCTCACGGGGTGCCATCCCGGCTTTGGAACGGCGTGGAGCGGTCTCCGCCACGACCTCGCCGACTGGTTCGACCGGGTCGAGCCGGAGGCCGTCGTGCTCGCGGGCCACTCGTTGGGCGGGGCCCTCGCGACGCTGTCCGCGGCCTCACTCGCGCGGGCCGGCCGGTGGGTCGAGGCCGTGATCACGATCGGCGCCCCGCGGGTCGGACGTCCGGCGTTCGCGGCCGCCTACGCTGCGCTGACCACGGGGCCCGAAGCGATCTCCCTCCGCGCGGTCACCTGGCGGGTCGTCAACCCCGGCGACGCTGTGCCGGCCGTCCCCCCCACGCTCCTCGGGTTCGATCACGTGGGAGAGGAGGTCCTCCTCGAGCCTCGACACCCGCTGCTGGGAACGGGGGGGCCGACGCTCCAGACCTCGCCGCTCGGGGCGTTCTTCCAGTTTGTCGAGTCGGTCTGGATCGGCACGCCTGCTTGGGCGCTGTCCGCCGCGGGACGCTGGGGCGCGCGCCGGAAGGCCGATCATGCCAAGGGGCTCTATGGGGCCATCTTCCGTGCATCGGAGGCGCCGCTCGCGCCCCTCCGGGTCTCCGCCGAGGAGCATGCGGCGAACACGGACGACCCCACGCCGCCGAGCCCAGCCGCTCGGCGCCTCCGCCTGGGGGTGGTCGTCGCCCTCGTCGCCGTCGTGGCGGGCGCGCTGTGGGGGACGTACGTGCTGGCCCCGGAGCTGACCGCGGCGCTGGCGGTCGGCCTGGTGCTGTTCGGTTTCCTGGAGTGGGTCGTTCGGGCGGACGTCCTGTGA
- a CDS encoding sulfatase-like hydrolase/transferase, with protein MSTVRTVLLCLVAAVAARAQPLSGVLPDVVIIVADDVGFGDVGYNGSDIRTPNWDRLAAEGVVLDRFYAASQCSPSRAALLTGRYGLRMGINDPVSPADTIGIPLSEVTLAEALGAAGYETAAVGKWHLGDECHQHPTRHGFDSYVGVLGSGAHYFDRSTYWGTDWWRNHEVEQVEGYTTDLLAVEAVEVLSRPRDGPVFLYLPFTASHGPFEARPEDLADYAHLGEPRRTFAAMTARLDWAIGEVMDAIRRTGRPTLVWVLSDNGGHDRQGASNGPLRGRKGLTLEGGIRVPSVVWYAPLGAGRVEHPVWIADVLPTLLSLVEVERPAGPPLDGADQSAQLAGAPPTDALLDRVLFSYRRVDADTLYWLSAQTARWKFVREPSRRAPREALYRIDLDPFEAADSLDVYPERAAWLRDQALAFRDQTWPGASHDLSLTDLAVPDLSACPQALPSTPRPTDFDVWVGPNPFASQTTVRLRMPASAAVRVDVLDALGRRVRTLFEGAVTDPEVAVPFRAGGLPSGVYLVRVSRGGPAVSVPVVLTR; from the coding sequence GTGTCGACCGTTCGGACCGTCCTGCTCTGCCTGGTGGCCGCGGTGGCGGCCCGTGCCCAGCCGTTGAGCGGCGTCCTGCCGGACGTCGTGATCATCGTGGCCGACGACGTCGGGTTCGGTGACGTGGGGTACAACGGGTCCGACATCCGAACGCCCAACTGGGATCGGCTGGCGGCCGAGGGCGTCGTGCTCGACCGGTTCTACGCCGCCTCGCAGTGCTCGCCGTCGCGGGCCGCGCTCCTGACGGGCCGCTACGGGCTCCGCATGGGGATCAACGACCCGGTGAGTCCGGCCGACACGATCGGGATTCCGCTGTCGGAGGTCACCCTCGCTGAGGCGCTCGGGGCGGCCGGATACGAGACGGCGGCGGTGGGGAAGTGGCATCTCGGCGACGAGTGCCACCAGCACCCGACGCGCCACGGGTTCGACTCGTACGTCGGCGTTCTGGGTAGCGGGGCGCACTACTTCGACCGGAGCACGTACTGGGGCACGGACTGGTGGCGGAACCACGAGGTCGAACAGGTCGAGGGGTACACGACCGACCTCCTCGCCGTCGAGGCCGTCGAGGTCCTGTCGCGCCCTCGCGACGGCCCGGTCTTCCTGTACCTCCCATTCACGGCGTCGCACGGCCCCTTCGAAGCGCGCCCCGAGGACCTCGCCGACTACGCCCACCTCGGCGAGCCGCGCCGGACGTTCGCCGCCATGACGGCCCGCCTCGACTGGGCCATCGGCGAGGTCATGGACGCCATCCGGCGGACCGGCCGACCGACGCTCGTGTGGGTCCTCTCCGACAACGGCGGTCACGACCGCCAGGGCGCGAGCAACGGCCCGCTCCGCGGCCGGAAGGGCCTCACGCTTGAGGGGGGCATCCGCGTCCCGTCGGTGGTGTGGTACGCCCCGCTGGGAGCGGGCCGCGTCGAGCACCCGGTCTGGATCGCCGACGTGCTCCCGACGCTCCTGAGCCTGGTCGAGGTGGAGCGCCCGGCCGGCCCGCCGCTCGACGGCGCCGACCAGTCGGCGCAGCTGGCAGGCGCGCCGCCGACCGACGCGCTCCTCGACCGCGTCCTGTTCTCGTACCGCCGCGTCGACGCCGACACGCTGTACTGGCTCTCGGCCCAGACGGCCCGGTGGAAGTTCGTCCGCGAGCCGTCGCGCCGCGCGCCGCGCGAGGCGCTCTACCGGATCGACCTCGACCCGTTCGAGGCGGCCGACAGCCTCGACGTCTACCCGGAGCGGGCGGCGTGGCTCCGCGACCAGGCCCTCGCCTTCCGCGATCAGACGTGGCCGGGCGCCTCCCACGACCTGTCGCTCACCGACCTCGCCGTGCCCGACCTGTCCGCGTGCCCGCAGGCCCTCCCGAGTACGCCGAGGCCAACCGACTTCGACGTCTGGGTGGGCCCGAACCCGTTCGCCTCGCAGACCACGGTCCGGCTGCGGATGCCGGCGTCGGCGGCGGTCCGCGTCGACGTGCTCGACGCGCTGGGGCGCCGCGTGCGGACCCTCTTCGAGGGGGCGGTCACGGACCCCGAGGTGGCTGTGCCGTTCCGGGCCGGAGGGCTCCCGAGTGGGGTCTACCTCGTCCGCGTGTCGCGTGGCGGCCCGGCCGTCTCGGTCCCCGTCGTGCTCACGCGGTAG
- a CDS encoding M20/M25/M40 family metallo-hydrolase, translated as MRLAALLALVGLSALAPGAHAQPDPSAPYAEAAARITEAALADSAAYDRVAHIATTFGPRLSGSDALEAALDWILDAMRADGLEGVRGQPALVPTWVRGEESATLVTPHGEFDLPMLGLGGSVATPPEGIEAEVLVVTSFEELTERADEAAGRIVLFDVPFTTYGQTVQYRTAGAAAAAEAGAVASLVRSVGPSGLSTPHTGTMRYGEGIPEIPHAALTIEGAEWLHRIQARGERPVVRLTMGAETRADRMSRNAIAQVTGRESPDELVILGGHIDSWDVGQGVHDDLAGCVVTWEAVRLLHDLGLRPRRTVQVALWTNEENGLRGAQAFRDSLGDRVSHIQLALESDSGLFDPVGFGYSGGEGGRELLAARVEPLLEGLLKTDADAGPAGITEGGGGADIGPMMRDGVPGLSLRTDNGDYFVYHHTPADTIDKLDPAHVQRAVAATAILIYVAAEMPERLPHGTSASN; from the coding sequence ATGCGCCTCGCCGCCCTCCTCGCGCTCGTCGGCCTGTCGGCCCTCGCCCCCGGGGCCCACGCCCAGCCCGACCCGTCGGCGCCCTACGCCGAGGCCGCCGCCCGAATCACCGAGGCGGCCCTGGCCGACAGCGCGGCCTACGACCGCGTCGCCCACATCGCCACGACGTTCGGCCCGCGCCTCTCGGGCTCCGACGCGCTCGAGGCGGCCCTCGACTGGATCCTCGACGCCATGCGCGCCGACGGGCTCGAGGGCGTCCGCGGCCAGCCGGCGCTCGTCCCGACGTGGGTCCGCGGCGAGGAGTCGGCCACGCTCGTGACGCCGCACGGCGAGTTCGACCTGCCGATGCTCGGCCTCGGCGGGAGCGTCGCGACGCCGCCCGAGGGCATCGAGGCCGAGGTCCTCGTCGTGACGTCGTTCGAGGAGCTGACGGAGCGCGCCGACGAGGCCGCCGGGCGCATCGTCCTGTTCGACGTGCCGTTCACGACGTACGGGCAAACGGTCCAGTACCGGACCGCGGGGGCCGCCGCGGCGGCCGAGGCCGGGGCCGTCGCCAGCCTCGTCCGGTCGGTCGGGCCGAGCGGCCTGAGCACGCCGCACACCGGGACGATGCGCTACGGCGAGGGTATCCCCGAAATCCCGCACGCCGCGCTCACGATCGAGGGCGCCGAGTGGCTCCACCGGATCCAGGCCCGAGGCGAGCGCCCGGTCGTCCGCCTCACGATGGGCGCCGAGACGCGGGCCGACCGGATGTCGCGCAACGCGATCGCGCAGGTCACGGGCCGGGAGAGTCCGGACGAGCTGGTGATCCTCGGCGGCCACATCGACTCGTGGGACGTCGGGCAGGGCGTCCACGACGACCTCGCGGGCTGCGTCGTGACGTGGGAGGCCGTCCGCCTGCTCCACGATCTCGGCCTCCGCCCGCGCCGGACCGTCCAGGTGGCGCTGTGGACGAACGAGGAGAACGGGCTCCGCGGGGCCCAGGCGTTCCGCGACTCGCTGGGCGACCGCGTCTCCCACATCCAGCTCGCGTTGGAGAGCGACAGCGGCCTGTTCGACCCCGTCGGGTTCGGCTACTCCGGCGGCGAGGGGGGACGCGAGCTCCTGGCGGCGCGCGTCGAGCCGCTCCTGGAGGGCCTCCTCAAGACGGACGCGGACGCCGGCCCGGCGGGGATCACCGAGGGCGGCGGCGGTGCCGACATCGGCCCGATGATGCGCGACGGCGTGCCCGGCCTCAGCCTGCGGACCGACAACGGCGACTACTTCGTCTACCACCACACGCCGGCCGACACGATCGACAAGCTGGACCCGGCGCACGTCCAGCGCGCCGTGGCCGCGACGGCGATCCTGATCTACGTCGCCGCCGAGATGCCGGAGCGGCTCCCGCACGGTACGTCGGCCTCGAATTAG
- the uvsE gene encoding UV DNA damage repair endonuclease UvsE yields MRLRHLGYACINTTLGTKSRTVRLANLRTEAVIPVITQNLEDVRDALRWNAEHDLRFFRISSDLIPFGPLPAFPFDWAEAFDWLFRDIRRLVKAEGIRLTSHPGQYTVLNSPREEVVQNSVDELDFQAQVLKLMGGDTMTLHVGGAYGDKEAAMDRFAHNLDRLGDEARGRLAIENDDTTYTLEETVGLAERTGLPVIVDLFHHKLNPSGDTWDAGLGELLERAVATWVGRAPKLHLSSHKPGTRTGHADYLHMDDVDELVEVMAGVGEPDAPYDLMLEAKQKEVALLEVRRYLETGEGPDRAIPMETPEAAEATA; encoded by the coding sequence ATGCGCCTCCGCCACCTCGGCTACGCCTGCATCAACACGACGCTGGGCACGAAGTCCCGGACCGTCCGCCTCGCCAACCTCCGCACCGAGGCGGTCATCCCCGTCATCACGCAGAACCTGGAGGACGTCCGCGACGCGCTCCGGTGGAACGCTGAGCACGACCTCCGCTTCTTCCGGATCTCGTCGGACCTGATCCCCTTCGGCCCGCTCCCGGCGTTCCCGTTCGACTGGGCCGAGGCGTTCGACTGGCTGTTCCGCGACATCCGCCGGCTCGTCAAGGCCGAGGGGATCCGCCTCACGAGCCACCCCGGGCAGTACACCGTCCTCAACAGCCCGCGCGAGGAGGTCGTCCAGAACTCAGTCGACGAGCTCGACTTCCAGGCGCAGGTCCTCAAGCTCATGGGCGGCGACACCATGACGCTCCACGTCGGCGGGGCCTACGGCGACAAGGAGGCGGCGATGGACCGGTTCGCGCACAACCTGGACCGGCTGGGCGACGAGGCCCGCGGGCGGCTCGCGATCGAGAACGACGACACGACGTACACGCTCGAGGAAACCGTCGGGCTGGCGGAGCGGACGGGCCTTCCCGTCATCGTTGACCTGTTCCACCACAAGCTCAACCCGTCCGGTGACACGTGGGACGCCGGCCTCGGGGAGCTCCTGGAGCGGGCCGTCGCGACGTGGGTCGGGCGGGCGCCCAAGCTCCACCTGTCGTCCCACAAGCCCGGCACCCGCACCGGCCACGCCGACTACCTCCACATGGACGACGTCGACGAGTTGGTGGAGGTGATGGCCGGCGTCGGCGAGCCCGACGCGCCGTACGACCTGATGCTGGAGGCCAAGCAGAAGGAGGTCGCGCTCCTCGAGGTCCGGCGCTACCTCGAGACCGGCGAGGGGCCCGACCGCGCGATCCCGATGGAGACGCCCGAGGCGGCCGAGGCTACCGCGTGA